The sequence below is a genomic window from bacterium.
TCGATAGCTCATTAGGAATTATCCGGTGGTGAAAGTCTATGCCTGCTATCGAAATACCCATCCCCGTGAGGATAATCGCTGTTGGAACTTCCATGCTTAATGTCGAGCCTGTGAGAGGCCATGCAATTGCAAAAAGAATGGCCGTGGCTAATTCTACAATAGGATATTGAATCGATATTCGCTCGCCGCAGTTCCTGCATTTGCCTCCAAGGATTATGTAGCTGAGAACGGGAATATTATCGTAAGCCTTAATCCGTGAATTACACTTTGGGCAGTGTGAAGGGGGAAAGGCTATGCTTTCCTCTCTAGGAAGACGCCAGATCACTACATTAAGGAAGCTTCCGATCGGGAGACCGAAAATAAAAAGTGCAAGTATCGGGAAAAAGTCCATTATTTTCTCCTCATGGATTCAGGTATAACGCCCGGTGCGTCTTCATCGCCAATTAATTCTCCTACTTTGACTCCTGGAAGTTCAAGGTATTTTTTCCAGGCTACTCGTGCTTTCTCATTCTCGCCTATATCTGAATAAACCATAGATAATAGCCTGTGAATATATGGATCTAATGGATTTAATTCCTTTGCTTTTTCCAGATATCGAATAGCATCTTGATGATTGCCTAAGGTGTGCTCCAATTTGCCGATGTTTAGGTATGCAAAATAATAATCGGAATTCAGCGAAAGAGCCTCTAAATAATATGAACGGGCTTCATTATAGTTATTCCTTTTGCTTTCCATATTACCCAAAGTTAAATAAAGATGTGCATTTTTTGGTGCCAACAGAGATGCAGATAACAACGTCGATTCAGCTTGTGCGAACTTCTGTTGATAGATATACGCATTTGCAAGAGATAGATAAGCTGGCAATGTCTTTTTATTTGTAGAGATAGCAGCTTTTGCGTGATAAATAACCGAATCGTGTTCTCCCATTTCGCCGTAGATTTTTGCCATTCCTGTGTGAGCCATTACAGATTTTGGCGATGCCTTAAGATGAGAAGAATAGAACATTAGTTCATTACGCCAATCAAAATTTCTAGCGTAGATCAACCCAGAATAGTAAAATAAAACAGAAATTACAAAAAGAGCATAAATCGAGGAGCGGGGTTTCTTTAATTTGACTCTATCACTTAATTTTGTGACAATGGAGGCGACTATATATGCGAATCCTAAGCTAGGTAAATATAGAAACCTTTCTGAAAGAGGGGCTGCTGAAAGAGAGATTATGTTTACAACTAATGCGAGACCGATAAAGATTGTCGAAAGCCAGAAAGCTAAATCCTTTCTTTTCTTAATGATAAATAGAACAAAGAAAAACACTAATATCAAAATTATTAAGTATGAGACGATAACGGTAAAGTTGAACTGGATTCCATCGCCACATATCGAAAGACATTGTTCCCTTCTATATGCATTAAATTTGAATGGAAAAAACAGCATCGAAAAGTAATTGCAAAGAAATACAGGGGCATAAAAAAGCCTAACAGGGAAATCCAATTGAGTTAAATTAATAGCATTGTAACCCGATATTTTCCCCAGTATAAGCGCTCGAATTGGTAGATATAAAACCGTAATAACTATAAACGGAGAAATTGAAATTAAAGCGTCCTTAAGCTTTGTTTTCTCATTAATTAATATTTCCCATAAAAGGATGACAGGCACGAAGATTATTATAAGCTCTTTCGAGAGTAACCCTAGCGCAAAAGAACAAAGAGAAAGGTATAAAGGTAACACACGATTGTATCTGCGATAATCAAAATAATGGATCAAAGCGAGTAAAAAAAACAACGTCGCTAAAAGATCTGTTCTGCCGCTTATAAATGTAATAGATTCAACATGGTAAGGATGAAGAGCGAAAATAGCTGTTGCAAGCCATGCCGAGCCGAATTTCAAAAGGCGGAAATGCCGTCTCAGTAAATAATAGAAGAGAAAAACACACAAAAGATGGAGTAAGAGGTTGATCACATGGAAGTAAAATGGGCTTATCCCGAAAAACTTATAGTTAAGCCAATACGAAAAAGAAACTATCGGTCTATAGTAACTTGAAGTGTTCCATTTATGAGAGGGAAAGAATTGGCCTTTAAAGAAGATTGTCGGATCATTTTGGAATAGAGTCGGATTCTCTTTGATTAAAAAAATATCATCCCAAACAAAATCACCATAAAGACCGTTCAAGTAAACCAATGCAGTTAGGACAAGAAGTCCTATTAAAGCAAATCTATGAATTAAAATGGCGTGTCGGTCGAGATTAGAATTCTTCATAATGTATAATTAAGCAAAGATTATTGAAATATGCAATAAAAAAAAAGGGTGTCCAATGAACACCCTTTAAAGACGCAAATTTAAGATTTGCTTAGAATGAGCCGCCACCGAGATCGCCATTTGCGCTGATAGTAACGGCGTTGACATCGCCAAGAGAGGCGTCAACAGCTGTGTTTGCACGACCCTGAGCAGCACCATCTGCAACAATATCATAGATGAAGCGTGGTTCGCCACTCGGGACATCGATAACCATGCCACTAGGAACATTGTCTGCAGCAGCATCATTCCAGTCAAATACATCGGTGACTGCAGTAGCATAGGCGCCAGTCTCTTCATAAAGGGTCTGGTTAGCTGTCCAAATCTGCTTAACAACAAGTCTTGCTTCCGAAATTTTGCTCTTTTTAGAAGCAGCCATAAATCTCGGAATCGCCAATGCGGCAAGAATACCGATGATAACGACAACTATCATGAGCTCGATCAGTGTAAAACCTTTTTTCATTTTGCCCTCCTAGGCTTTGGTTTAAAAAATTGGTTGTTTTCAAATTTCCTAAATTAACAGGTGCAGAGTGTATGCCAAAACCCTGGAAAATTGGATAAGTATATGTATATCAATAGGTTATTAATAAATTGATTTAGCGTTTAGGAGACACTTTCGGTGAAAAAAGCCTTGCATTTTGCATTTTGCAAAGCTCATTTAAAGTTTCAAAGATTTCTTAGCGTAATCGCCAAGAAGATATTCGGTTTTTGGGTGAAATAGTGCCCGAAATAAGTCACGCTTGAGTCCTGGGTTATCACATTCTAGCTCATCTAGGAGTTTCTTGATATAATCTCTCTTTGTATTTC
It includes:
- a CDS encoding tetratricopeptide repeat protein, translating into MKNSNLDRHAILIHRFALIGLLVLTALVYLNGLYGDFVWDDIFLIKENPTLFQNDPTIFFKGQFFPSHKWNTSSYYRPIVSFSYWLNYKFFGISPFYFHVINLLLHLLCVFLFYYLLRRHFRLLKFGSAWLATAIFALHPYHVESITFISGRTDLLATLFFLLALIHYFDYRRYNRVLPLYLSLCSFALGLLSKELIIIFVPVILLWEILINEKTKLKDALISISPFIVITVLYLPIRALILGKISGYNAINLTQLDFPVRLFYAPVFLCNYFSMLFFPFKFNAYRREQCLSICGDGIQFNFTVIVSYLIILILVFFFVLFIIKKRKDLAFWLSTIFIGLALVVNIISLSAAPLSERFLYLPSLGFAYIVASIVTKLSDRVKLKKPRSSIYALFVISVLFYYSGLIYARNFDWRNELMFYSSHLKASPKSVMAHTGMAKIYGEMGEHDSVIYHAKAAISTNKKTLPAYLSLANAYIYQQKFAQAESTLLSASLLAPKNAHLYLTLGNMESKRNNYNEARSYYLEALSLNSDYYFAYLNIGKLEHTLGNHQDAIRYLEKAKELNPLDPYIHRLLSMVYSDIGENEKARVAWKKYLELPGVKVGELIGDEDAPGVIPESMRRK
- a CDS encoding prepilin-type N-terminal cleavage/methylation domain-containing protein: MKKGFTLIELMIVVVIIGILAALAIPRFMAASKKSKISEARLVVKQIWTANQTLYEETGAYATAVTDVFDWNDAAADNVPSGMVIDVPSGEPRFIYDIVADGAAQGRANTAVDASLGDVNAVTISANGDLGGGSF